In the Juglans microcarpa x Juglans regia isolate MS1-56 chromosome 6D, Jm3101_v1.0, whole genome shotgun sequence genome, one interval contains:
- the LOC121234171 gene encoding transcription factor MYC2-like has translation MHGMTDYRITPSMNLWTSDDNPSVIESFMSSDLSFWPTPPPPPPQAQQLQPQSSASTSADPTKALPQSQPSVALFNQETLQQRLQALIEGARESWTYAIFWQSSYDYSGASILGWGDGYYKGDDDKSKGKAKTTSSVAEQEHRKKVLRELNSLISDSAGSAADDSVDEEVTDTEWFFLVSMTHSFVNGGGLAGQAFFDSSPVWVAGADRLTNSPCERARQGQVFGLQTMVCIPSANGVVELGSTELILHSSDLMNKVRVLFNFDSLEMGGSWPVTDQGENDPSSLWINDPTPAAPMEIKDSLNSTTVPSVPGTTNNGLQISKAIQFENPSSSSLTENPSAIHMTNTNQSHQQRQQSQTQSFFTRELNFSDYGYDGSSVVKNGNSSQLKPGSGEILNFGESKRSSYVSGHSQFVAPVVEENNKKKRTQSRGSNEEGMLSFTSGVILSNSCVAKSGGGGMADSEHSDLEPSVAKEVDSSRVVDPEKRPRKRGRKPANGREEPLNHVEAERQRREKLNQRFYALRAVVPNVSKMDKASLLGDAILYINELKRKLQSTESDKEDLQKQLEGLKKEFAGKDPRYPGSVPSPPLSDQDSKTSRLIDLDIDVKIIGWDAMIRIQSSKKNHPAARLMAALKELDLDVHHASVSVVNDLMIQQATVKMGSRFYTQEQLRLALSAKVGNSR, from the coding sequence ATGCATGGAATGACAGATTATCGGATAACACCGTCGATGAATCTGTGGACGTCCGACGACAACCCATCGGTTATAGAGTCTTTCATGAGCTCGGATCTCTCGTTCTGGCCCACgcctcctccccctcctcctcAGGCTCAACAGCTGCAACCTCAATCCTCCGCTTCCACGTCTGCCGACCCCACAAAGGCCCTCCCGCAATCCCAGCCCTCCGTGGCGCTCTTCAACCAGGAGACCCTCCAGCAGCGCCTCCAAGCTCTCATCGAGGGTGCCCGTGAGAGCTGGACCTACGCCATCTTCTGGCAGTCCTCTTACGACTATTCCGGTGCATCCATTTTGGGCTGGGGCGACGGCTACTACAAGGGTGACGATGACAAGTCAAAAGGCAAGGCCAAGACGACGTCGTCTGTGGCAGAGCAGGAACACCGCAAGAAGGTGCTCCGCGAGCTCAATTCTCTGATCTCAGACTCCGCCGGGTCCGCCGCCGACGATTCCGTCGACGAAGAGGTCACCGACACCGAATGGTTCTTCCTGGTGTCCATGACTCATTCCTTCGTCAACGGCGGCGGCCTTGCGGGCCAGGCTTTTTTCGATTCGAGTCCGGTCTGGGTAGCTGGAGCGGACCGCCTGACCAACTCGCCGTGCGAGCGCGCCCGTCAAGGGCAGGTATTCGGGCTCCAGACCATGGTGTGCATACCCTCGGCGAACGGCGTCGTGGAGTTGGGCTCCACGGAGTTGATTTTACATAGCTCCGATCTGATGAATAAAGTTAGAGTTCTCTTCAATTTCGACAGCCTGGAAATGGGTGGTTCCTGGCCTGTTACCGACCAAGGCGAGAACGACCCATCTTCTCTCTGGATTAACGATCCCACACCGGCTGCTCCTATGGAGATCAAAGATTCGCTTAATAGCACTACTGTACCATCGGTTCCTGGCACCACCAACAACGGCCTTCAGATTTCAAAGGCGATTCAGTTTGAGAACCCTAGCTCCAGTAGTTTGACTGAGAACCCCAGCGCGATTCATATGACAAACACTAACCAAAGCCACCAGCAACGCCAACAATCGCAGACCCAGAGCTTCTTTACCAGAGAGTTGAACTTTTCGGACTACGGATACGACGGTAGCAGTGTTGTGAAGAATGGGAATTCGAGTCAGTTGAAGCCCGGATCGGGGGAGATTTTGAATTTCGGGGAGAGCAAGAGGAGCTCCTATGTTTCGGGCCATTCCCAGTTCGTCGCTCCGGTTGTGGAGGAGAATAACAAGAAGAAGCGGACCCAGTCGAGGGGTAGTAACGAAGAAGGAATGCTTTCTTTTACGTCAGGTGTCATTTTGTCGAACTCCTGTGTGGCGAAGTCGGGCGGCGGCGGCATGGCCGATTCGGAGCACTCCGATCTCGAACCGTCGGTTGCTAAAGAGGTTGATAGTAGCCGAGTTGTAGACCCGGAGAAGCGGCCTCGAAAACGTGGTCGAAAACCGGCAAACGGGAGAGAAGAACCTCTGAATCACGTGGAAGCAGAGAGGCAGAGAAGAGAGAAGCTCAACCAGAGGTTCTACGCTCTCCGTGCGGTTGTTCCGAACGTTTCGAAAATGGACAAAGCATCCCTTCTTGGGGACGCAATATTGTATATAAACGAGCTGAAAAGGAAGCTTCAGAGTACGGAGTCGGACAAGGAGGACTTGCAGAAACAATTGGAGGGATTGAAGAAAGAATTTGCCGGCAAAGACCCGCGCTATCCGGGCTCGGTCCCTTCGCCTCCGCTGTCAGATCAAGACTCAAAGACATCGAGATTGATAGACTTAGATATCGACGTGAAGATAATCGGATGGGATGCGATGATCAGGATCCAAAGCAGCAAGAAGAACCACCCGGCGGCGAGGCTGATGGCAGCTTTGAAGGAGTTGGACCTGGATGTGCACCACGCCAGCGTTTCGGTGGTGAACGATTTGATGATCCAACAAGCTACGGTGAAGATGGGTAGTCGGTTTTACACGCAGGAGCAACTCAGGCTAGCGCTATCGGCCAAAGTTGGGAATAGCCGATAA